A window of Castanea sativa cultivar Marrone di Chiusa Pesio chromosome 1, ASM4071231v1 contains these coding sequences:
- the LOC142642263 gene encoding ankyrin repeat-containing protein BDA1-like: MEKRLSDAAVEGNIATLKELLLEDPLLLDRTIVSCVSETPLHISSMLGHLGFVKELLSLKPELASEFDSHGSSPLHLASAKGYLEIVKELLLVDPELCMVRNQEGRTPLHVAAVKGRVKVVSELVRVKTESTRVLTDRAETVLQLCVGHNRLEGLKVLVDAIGKDDTLVNWKDCDGNTILHIAVSKKQIETIKFLLAKTCVDVNALNTNGSSALDILIQSPRDLRDMEIEELLRGAGALSAKDTHPIVHEWAPKKVPRITKSLTSTLTMKESGSERPAVKHQHTDWLGRKRSALMVVASLIATVAFQAGLTPPGGVWQDDLTVDDNGNPVKDPHIAGTAVMAYTDTIEYGQFMIFNTIAFLASLSIILLLVSGLPIKRRRWMWIQMVILWTAITAQVVTYFISLRHMSPSKVQGTLREVTSISILTWLVLISVVFIGNAIRMNLWVLRKYGYIKEKEVAVPNAEIDDDQEEV; the protein is encoded by the exons atggagaAAAGGCTCTCAGATGCAGCAGTGGAAGGAAACATTGCGACCCTCAAAGAATTACTCTTAGAAGACCCTCTCCTTCTTGACAGAACCATTGTTTCTTGCGTATCAGAGACTCCTCTCCACATATCTTCCATGTTGGGCCACTTGGGTTTCGTCAAGGAGTTACTGAGTCTTAAGCCCGAGTTGGCCTCCGAGTTCGACTCACACGGGTCCTCCCCTTTGCACCTTGCATCAGCAAAAGGGTACCTGGAGATTGTCAAAGAGCTGTTGTTGGTGGATCCTGAGCTTTGCATGGTGAGAAACCAGGAAGGGAGGACCCCACTACACGTGGCAGCTGTCAAGGGCCGAGTTAAGGTGGTGAGTGAGTTGGTACGAGTCAAGACTGAGTCCACTCGGGTGCTCACGGACCGAGCTGAAACGGTGCTGCAGTTGTGTGTGGGGCATAATAGGCTGGAGGGGTTGAAAgttttggttgatgcaattgGGAAAGATGATACATTGGTGAATTGGAAGGATTGTGATGGGAATACTATTTTGCATATTGCTGTGTCCAAAAAGCAGATTGAG ACCATAAAATTTTTGCTTGCCAAGACTTGTGTGGATGTGAATGCACTGAATACAAATGGCTCTTCAGCTTTAGACATTCTGATTCAGAGTCCCAGAGATTTGAGGGATATGGAGATTGAGGAATTACTTCGAGGTGCTGGGGCTTTAAGTGCAAAAGATACACATCCAATTGTGCATGAATGGGCTCCAAAAAAAGTTCCCCGGATAACCAAGTCTCTAACCTCAACACTAACAATGAAAGAGAGTGGTTCAGAGAGGCCAGCAGTGAAGCATCAACATACTGATTGGCTTGGTAGGAAGCGAAGTGCATTGATGGTGGTGGCATCTCTTATTGCAACTGTGGCCTTTCAAGCTGGATTAACCCCACCAGGAGGTGTGTGGCAAGATGACCTCACTGTTGATGATAATGGGAACCCTGTGAAAGACCCTCATATTGCTGGAACAGCAGTCATGGCATACACCGATACAATTGAGTATGGTCAGTTCATGATTTTCAACACAATTGCTTTCCTTGCATCTCTAAGCATAATTCTTCTACTTGTCAGTGGTTTACCTATAAAACGTCGGAGATGGATGTGGATTCAAATGGTAATTTTGTGGACTGCCATCACTGCACAAGTGGTAACTTATTTTATCTCTCTTCGTCACATGTCCCCAAGTAAAGTGCAAGGCACGCTGCGTGAAGTTACTTCGATATCAATCTTAACCTGGTTGGTGCTAATTAGTGTTGTGTTCATAGGCAATGCTATTCGTATGAATTTATGGGTTCTCAGAAAGTATGGTTATATTAAGGAGAAAGAGGTAGCAGTACCTAATGCTGAAATTGATGATGACCAAGAAGAAGTGTGA
- the LOC142613780 gene encoding protein PLASTID MOVEMENT IMPAIRED 1-RELATED 1 isoform X1, translated as MVLKWQRQFPDKDKRNWWEREGDKRASDTVCNMMLSKVEAGKKPGEDSSNRRLLNEIEAISKALYLDKNPARSSIPKVNTRSKSAGKAHLSDPNLKLKHGEDDSSHKEKEKEKKSSIWNWRPLKAFSHIRNRRFNCCFSLLVHSVEGLPSDFNNCSLCVHWKRRDGILVTRPAKVLQGMVEFEEKLTLTCSVYGSRSGPHHSAKYEAKHFLLYASVYGAPELDLGKHRIDLTRLLPLTLEELEEEKSPGKWSTSFKLSGKAKGALMNVSFGYLVIGDNPAAPGNPEVLNTRQNSRSIVKAEMKFGQGDGWSRVQRVGSLPSITNQLSGVTSRSVENIKDLHEVLPISRSELASSVDILYQKLDEDKMDYPVDKPELNAFTEHLDPIKPYSDPLTESGKENVETECEDNEFSVIEQGIEMPSKEPVNSEESIIEVADAAPVESPDIEIDTGVQVAFEDGTKLETQDDEMGRCDSSKDDVTCTKEALMKELESALNNVSELETAASESPEDHENYLDFESDYKTTSKGKSISLDDDTETIASEFLNMLGIEHSPFGLSSESEPESPRERLLRQFEKEALAGGCSLFDFNEGSGDQVECGYNGPSDSGWGNLSVDSELSSVIQAAEEEHQIASQAERSKTRAKMLEDLETESLMREWGLNENAFQHSPPKSSGGFGSPIDIPPEDPSELPPLGEGLGPFLQTKNGGFVRSMNPTLFKNAKNNGSLIMQVSSPVVVPAEMGSGIMEILQCLASAGIEKLSMQANKLMPLENITGKTMQQVAWEAAPTLEGLESLSLLQHESVVDQDMFDGQKIIKGRSARPRSNNLGPGSVGNEMGSEYVSLEDLAPLAMDKIEALSMEGLRIQSGMSDEDAPANISAQSIGEISALKGKGINISGSLGLEGAAGLQLLDMKDSGDDVDGLMGLSLSLDEWMRLDSGDIDDEDCISERTSKILAAHHANSLEMIRGGSKGEKRRGKGSSRKCGLLGNNFTVALMVQLRDPLRNYEPVGAPMLSLIQVERVFVPPKPKIYSTVSQVRSSNEEEDESESAVKETKEETKEDKPSEEEGVPQFRITEVHVAGLKTEPGKKKLWGTSTQQQSGSRWLLANGMGKSNKHPFMKSKAVSKSAAPTTTKVQPGDTLWSISSRVHGTGAKWKELAALNPHIRNPNVILPNETIRLR; from the exons ATGGTTTTGAAGTGGCAGCGGCAATTCccagataaagacaagagaaaTTGGtgggagagagagggagacaaaCGCGCCTCAGACACCGTATGTAAT ATGATGTTGTCGAAAGTTGAAGCTGGGAAGAAGCCTGGTGAGGATTCAAGTAATAGGAGGTTGTTAAATGAGATTGAAGCTATAAGCAAAGCCCTATACCTAGACAAAAATCCAGCTAGGAGTTCAATTCCTAAGGTCAATACTCGGTCCAAATCGGCTGGAAAAGCCCACTTATCCGATCCCAATTTGAAGCTTAAACATGGTGAAGATGACTCGTCGCacaaggagaaggagaaggagaagaagtCGTCCATTTGGAATTGGAGGCCTTTGAAGGCCTTTTCCCATATCCGAAACCGTAGGTTTAACTGTTGTTTTTCTCTCCTAGTCCATTCAGTTGAAGGGCTGCCCTCGGATTTCAATAATTGTAGTCTTTGTGTGCATTGGAAGAGGCGAGATGGGATCTTGGTGACTCGTCCGGCAAAGGTTTTGCAAGGCATGGTGGAGTTTGAAGAGAAATTGACTCTTACATGCTCAGTTTATGGTAGTCGGAGTGGACCACACCATTCGGCAAAGTATGAGGCGAAACATTTTTTGCTCTATGCTTCTGTGTATGGTGCACCAGAACTTGATTTGGGGAAGCATCGGATTGATCTCACAAGGTTGCTGCCTCTGACTTTGGAGGAATTAGAGGAGGAAAAGAGCCCAGGGAAGTGGTCGACGAGTTTTAAATTATCGGGAAAAGCTAAAGGTGCATTGATGAATGTTAGTTTTGGATATTTAGTGATTGGTGATAATCCCGCTGCTCCTGGAAACCCTGAGGTGTTAAATACAAGGCAGAACAGTCGGAGTATCGTTAAAGCAGAGATGAAATTTGGTCAAGGTGATGGCTGGAGCAGAGTTCAGCGTGTCGGAAGTCTTCCTAGCATAACAAACCAACTGTCTGGTGTTACATCACGGTCTGTGGAGAACATAAAAGATCTTCATGAGGTTTTGCCTATTTCAAGGTCAGAACTTGCCAGTTCAGTAGATATTCTGTATCAGAAATTGGACGAAGATAAGATGGATTATCCAGTTGATAAGCCTGAACTTAATGCCTTTACTGAACATCTTGACCCCATCAAACCATATTCTGATCCTTTAACTGAATCTGGTAAAGAAAATGTTGAAACTGAGTGTGAAGATAATGAGTTTTCTGTAATTGAACAGGGCATAGAAATGCCATCAAAGGAGCCTGTGAATTCAGAGGAATCAATTATAGAGGTTGCTGATGCTGCTCCAGTAGAAAGTCCTGACATTGAAATTGACACTGGTGTACAGGTAGCTTTTGAGGATGGCACTAAGCTTGAAACCCAGGATGACGAAATGGGTCGATGTGACTCTTCCAAAGACGATGTCACATGCACCAAAGAAGCACTCATGAAAGAATTAGAGTCAGCTTTAAATAATGTGTCAGAATTGGAGACAGCGGCATCAGAGTCTCCAGAAGACCATGAGAACTATTTGGACTTTGAATCGGATTATAAAACAACTAGTAAGGGGAAGTCAATTAGCTTGGATGATGATACTGAAACCATTGCGAGCGAGTTCTTAAACATGCTGGGAATAGAACATAGTCCGTTTGGCTTGAGTTCTGAGAGTGAGCCTGAATCCCCAAGAGAGCGACTGTTAAGACAATTTGAGAAGGAGGCCCTTGCTGGGGGCtgttctttatttgattttaatgaAGGCAGTGGTGACCAAGTAGAATGTGGCTACAATGGTCCAAGTGACTCTGGGTGGGGGAACTTGTCTGTGGATTCTGAACTCTCATCAGTGATTCAGGCTGCCGAGGAGGAGCATCAGATAGCATCTCAGGCAGAAAGGAGCAAAACAAGGGCCAAAATGTTGGAAGACCTGGAGACAGAATCCTTAATGCGTGAGTGGGGCTTGAATGAGAATGCTTTTCAACATTCTCCACCAAAAAGCTCTGGTGGTTTTGGGAGTCCAATTGATATACCTCCTGAAGATCCATCCGAATTGCCTCCTCTTGGAGAAGGGTTAGGCCCTTTTCTTCAAACAAAAAATGGAGGATTTGTCCGCTCTATGAATCCTACCCTTTTCAAGAATGCTAAAAATAATGGGAGCTTGATCATGCAGGTTTCAAGTCCAGTTGTGGTACCTGCAGAAATGGGTTCTGGGATAATGGAAATATTGCAGTGTTTGGCTTCAGCGGGAATTGAAAAGCTTTCTATGCAGGCAAATAAGTTGATGCCTTTGGAAAATATCACTGGAAAGACAATGCAGCAAGTAGCATGGGAAGCTGCACCCACTTTGGAGGGACTTGAGAG CCTATCTTTGTTGCAGCATGAATCAGTCGTTGATCAAGACATGTTTGATGGGCAAAAGATAATTAAAGGGAGGTCAGCCAGACCCAGGTCTAATAACTTGGGTCCTGGCTCTGTAGGCAATGAAATGGGCTCAGAATATGTCTCCCTTGAAGATCTTGCTCCTTTGGCTATGGATAAGATTGAAGCGCTTTCAATGGAAGGGTTGAGAATACAATCAGGGATGTCAGATGAGGATGCACCTGCAAACATTAGTGCACAGTCTATTGGGGAAATTTCAGCTCTCAAGGGCAAGGGGATTAACATCAGTGGGTCCCTAGGTTTGGAGGGAGCTGCAGGATTGCAATTGTTGGACATGAAAGACAGTGGCGATGATGTTGATGGGTTAATGGGCCTCTCATTATCTCTTGATGAATGGATGAGGCTGGATTCTGGTGATATTGATGATGAAGATTGTATCAGTGAACGTACTTCTAAAATTCTTGCAGCACATCATGCTAACTCTTTGGAAATGATCCGTGGAGGTTCAAAGGGTGAGAAAAGACGGGGCAAAGGCTCTAGCAGAAAGTGTGGTTTACTGGGGAACAACTTCACAGTAGCACTTATGGTGCAACTTCGTGATCCTCTACGGAATTATGAGCCTGTTGGTGCACCAATGCTTTCTCTTATTCAAGTAGAGAGGGTATTTGTCCCTCCAAAGCCCAAAATATACAGCACGGTTTCACAGGTAAGGAGCAGTAAtgaggaggaggatgagtctGAGTCAGCAGTAAAGGAGACAAAGGaggaaacaaaagaagataaacCTTCTGAAGAGGAAGGCGTTCCTCAGTTTAGAATCACTGAAGTCCATGTTGCAGGTTTGAAAACTGAGCCTGGAAAAAAGAAGCTTTGGGGTACCTCAACCCAGCAGCAATCTGGTTCCCGCTGGTTGCTAGCTAATGGAATGGGAAAGAGCAACAAACATCCATTTATGAAGTCAAAGGCTGTTTCTAAGTCTGCTGCCCCGACAACAACAAAAGTGCAACCTGGTGATACCTTGTGGAGCATCTCATCTCGTGTTCATGGTACCGGAGCTAAATGGAAGGAATTGGCAGCATTAAATCCACATATACGGAACCCTAACGTTATTTTACCAAATGAAACTATCAGGCTGCGCTGA
- the LOC142613780 gene encoding protein PLASTID MOVEMENT IMPAIRED 1-RELATED 1 isoform X2 codes for MMLSKVEAGKKPGEDSSNRRLLNEIEAISKALYLDKNPARSSIPKVNTRSKSAGKAHLSDPNLKLKHGEDDSSHKEKEKEKKSSIWNWRPLKAFSHIRNRRFNCCFSLLVHSVEGLPSDFNNCSLCVHWKRRDGILVTRPAKVLQGMVEFEEKLTLTCSVYGSRSGPHHSAKYEAKHFLLYASVYGAPELDLGKHRIDLTRLLPLTLEELEEEKSPGKWSTSFKLSGKAKGALMNVSFGYLVIGDNPAAPGNPEVLNTRQNSRSIVKAEMKFGQGDGWSRVQRVGSLPSITNQLSGVTSRSVENIKDLHEVLPISRSELASSVDILYQKLDEDKMDYPVDKPELNAFTEHLDPIKPYSDPLTESGKENVETECEDNEFSVIEQGIEMPSKEPVNSEESIIEVADAAPVESPDIEIDTGVQVAFEDGTKLETQDDEMGRCDSSKDDVTCTKEALMKELESALNNVSELETAASESPEDHENYLDFESDYKTTSKGKSISLDDDTETIASEFLNMLGIEHSPFGLSSESEPESPRERLLRQFEKEALAGGCSLFDFNEGSGDQVECGYNGPSDSGWGNLSVDSELSSVIQAAEEEHQIASQAERSKTRAKMLEDLETESLMREWGLNENAFQHSPPKSSGGFGSPIDIPPEDPSELPPLGEGLGPFLQTKNGGFVRSMNPTLFKNAKNNGSLIMQVSSPVVVPAEMGSGIMEILQCLASAGIEKLSMQANKLMPLENITGKTMQQVAWEAAPTLEGLESLSLLQHESVVDQDMFDGQKIIKGRSARPRSNNLGPGSVGNEMGSEYVSLEDLAPLAMDKIEALSMEGLRIQSGMSDEDAPANISAQSIGEISALKGKGINISGSLGLEGAAGLQLLDMKDSGDDVDGLMGLSLSLDEWMRLDSGDIDDEDCISERTSKILAAHHANSLEMIRGGSKGEKRRGKGSSRKCGLLGNNFTVALMVQLRDPLRNYEPVGAPMLSLIQVERVFVPPKPKIYSTVSQVRSSNEEEDESESAVKETKEETKEDKPSEEEGVPQFRITEVHVAGLKTEPGKKKLWGTSTQQQSGSRWLLANGMGKSNKHPFMKSKAVSKSAAPTTTKVQPGDTLWSISSRVHGTGAKWKELAALNPHIRNPNVILPNETIRLR; via the exons ATGATGTTGTCGAAAGTTGAAGCTGGGAAGAAGCCTGGTGAGGATTCAAGTAATAGGAGGTTGTTAAATGAGATTGAAGCTATAAGCAAAGCCCTATACCTAGACAAAAATCCAGCTAGGAGTTCAATTCCTAAGGTCAATACTCGGTCCAAATCGGCTGGAAAAGCCCACTTATCCGATCCCAATTTGAAGCTTAAACATGGTGAAGATGACTCGTCGCacaaggagaaggagaaggagaagaagtCGTCCATTTGGAATTGGAGGCCTTTGAAGGCCTTTTCCCATATCCGAAACCGTAGGTTTAACTGTTGTTTTTCTCTCCTAGTCCATTCAGTTGAAGGGCTGCCCTCGGATTTCAATAATTGTAGTCTTTGTGTGCATTGGAAGAGGCGAGATGGGATCTTGGTGACTCGTCCGGCAAAGGTTTTGCAAGGCATGGTGGAGTTTGAAGAGAAATTGACTCTTACATGCTCAGTTTATGGTAGTCGGAGTGGACCACACCATTCGGCAAAGTATGAGGCGAAACATTTTTTGCTCTATGCTTCTGTGTATGGTGCACCAGAACTTGATTTGGGGAAGCATCGGATTGATCTCACAAGGTTGCTGCCTCTGACTTTGGAGGAATTAGAGGAGGAAAAGAGCCCAGGGAAGTGGTCGACGAGTTTTAAATTATCGGGAAAAGCTAAAGGTGCATTGATGAATGTTAGTTTTGGATATTTAGTGATTGGTGATAATCCCGCTGCTCCTGGAAACCCTGAGGTGTTAAATACAAGGCAGAACAGTCGGAGTATCGTTAAAGCAGAGATGAAATTTGGTCAAGGTGATGGCTGGAGCAGAGTTCAGCGTGTCGGAAGTCTTCCTAGCATAACAAACCAACTGTCTGGTGTTACATCACGGTCTGTGGAGAACATAAAAGATCTTCATGAGGTTTTGCCTATTTCAAGGTCAGAACTTGCCAGTTCAGTAGATATTCTGTATCAGAAATTGGACGAAGATAAGATGGATTATCCAGTTGATAAGCCTGAACTTAATGCCTTTACTGAACATCTTGACCCCATCAAACCATATTCTGATCCTTTAACTGAATCTGGTAAAGAAAATGTTGAAACTGAGTGTGAAGATAATGAGTTTTCTGTAATTGAACAGGGCATAGAAATGCCATCAAAGGAGCCTGTGAATTCAGAGGAATCAATTATAGAGGTTGCTGATGCTGCTCCAGTAGAAAGTCCTGACATTGAAATTGACACTGGTGTACAGGTAGCTTTTGAGGATGGCACTAAGCTTGAAACCCAGGATGACGAAATGGGTCGATGTGACTCTTCCAAAGACGATGTCACATGCACCAAAGAAGCACTCATGAAAGAATTAGAGTCAGCTTTAAATAATGTGTCAGAATTGGAGACAGCGGCATCAGAGTCTCCAGAAGACCATGAGAACTATTTGGACTTTGAATCGGATTATAAAACAACTAGTAAGGGGAAGTCAATTAGCTTGGATGATGATACTGAAACCATTGCGAGCGAGTTCTTAAACATGCTGGGAATAGAACATAGTCCGTTTGGCTTGAGTTCTGAGAGTGAGCCTGAATCCCCAAGAGAGCGACTGTTAAGACAATTTGAGAAGGAGGCCCTTGCTGGGGGCtgttctttatttgattttaatgaAGGCAGTGGTGACCAAGTAGAATGTGGCTACAATGGTCCAAGTGACTCTGGGTGGGGGAACTTGTCTGTGGATTCTGAACTCTCATCAGTGATTCAGGCTGCCGAGGAGGAGCATCAGATAGCATCTCAGGCAGAAAGGAGCAAAACAAGGGCCAAAATGTTGGAAGACCTGGAGACAGAATCCTTAATGCGTGAGTGGGGCTTGAATGAGAATGCTTTTCAACATTCTCCACCAAAAAGCTCTGGTGGTTTTGGGAGTCCAATTGATATACCTCCTGAAGATCCATCCGAATTGCCTCCTCTTGGAGAAGGGTTAGGCCCTTTTCTTCAAACAAAAAATGGAGGATTTGTCCGCTCTATGAATCCTACCCTTTTCAAGAATGCTAAAAATAATGGGAGCTTGATCATGCAGGTTTCAAGTCCAGTTGTGGTACCTGCAGAAATGGGTTCTGGGATAATGGAAATATTGCAGTGTTTGGCTTCAGCGGGAATTGAAAAGCTTTCTATGCAGGCAAATAAGTTGATGCCTTTGGAAAATATCACTGGAAAGACAATGCAGCAAGTAGCATGGGAAGCTGCACCCACTTTGGAGGGACTTGAGAG CCTATCTTTGTTGCAGCATGAATCAGTCGTTGATCAAGACATGTTTGATGGGCAAAAGATAATTAAAGGGAGGTCAGCCAGACCCAGGTCTAATAACTTGGGTCCTGGCTCTGTAGGCAATGAAATGGGCTCAGAATATGTCTCCCTTGAAGATCTTGCTCCTTTGGCTATGGATAAGATTGAAGCGCTTTCAATGGAAGGGTTGAGAATACAATCAGGGATGTCAGATGAGGATGCACCTGCAAACATTAGTGCACAGTCTATTGGGGAAATTTCAGCTCTCAAGGGCAAGGGGATTAACATCAGTGGGTCCCTAGGTTTGGAGGGAGCTGCAGGATTGCAATTGTTGGACATGAAAGACAGTGGCGATGATGTTGATGGGTTAATGGGCCTCTCATTATCTCTTGATGAATGGATGAGGCTGGATTCTGGTGATATTGATGATGAAGATTGTATCAGTGAACGTACTTCTAAAATTCTTGCAGCACATCATGCTAACTCTTTGGAAATGATCCGTGGAGGTTCAAAGGGTGAGAAAAGACGGGGCAAAGGCTCTAGCAGAAAGTGTGGTTTACTGGGGAACAACTTCACAGTAGCACTTATGGTGCAACTTCGTGATCCTCTACGGAATTATGAGCCTGTTGGTGCACCAATGCTTTCTCTTATTCAAGTAGAGAGGGTATTTGTCCCTCCAAAGCCCAAAATATACAGCACGGTTTCACAGGTAAGGAGCAGTAAtgaggaggaggatgagtctGAGTCAGCAGTAAAGGAGACAAAGGaggaaacaaaagaagataaacCTTCTGAAGAGGAAGGCGTTCCTCAGTTTAGAATCACTGAAGTCCATGTTGCAGGTTTGAAAACTGAGCCTGGAAAAAAGAAGCTTTGGGGTACCTCAACCCAGCAGCAATCTGGTTCCCGCTGGTTGCTAGCTAATGGAATGGGAAAGAGCAACAAACATCCATTTATGAAGTCAAAGGCTGTTTCTAAGTCTGCTGCCCCGACAACAACAAAAGTGCAACCTGGTGATACCTTGTGGAGCATCTCATCTCGTGTTCATGGTACCGGAGCTAAATGGAAGGAATTGGCAGCATTAAATCCACATATACGGAACCCTAACGTTATTTTACCAAATGAAACTATCAGGCTGCGCTGA
- the LOC142630010 gene encoding uncharacterized protein LOC142630010 has product MGEAITNVVISFFTHGSLPGEANNSLIVLIPKTTNPTSVNSFRPISLYNVVQMDCENQVVVHELLHSFKTRRVKSGFMAVKLDLQKAYDRCNWKFIQAVLTNLEFNSVSPIRFESEVLLRMLDNELRAGNISGAKPSAKGPVITYVMYTNDIILFSKATRNDAKRLSDCLGKYCD; this is encoded by the exons ATGGGGGAGGCAATAACAAATGTTGTCATATCCTTCTTCACTCACGGAAGCTTGCCTGGAGAAGCAAACAACTCACTAATTGTTCTTATCCCAAAAACCACCAACCCAACATCAGTAAATAGCTTCCGCCCTATAAGCCTTTACAATGTCGT GCAAATGGATTGCGAAAATCAGGTAGTTGTCCATGAACTCCTCCACAGCTTTAAAACAAGGAGAGTTAAATCTGGCTTTATGGCCGTTAAACTTGATCTCCAGAAAGCTTATGACAGATGCAACTGGAAATTCATACAGGCTGTGCTTACTAACCTCGAGTTTAATTCTGTTTCACCAATTAGATTCGAATCT GAAGTCTTATTAAGGATGTTGGATAATGAACTTAGAGCTGGAAACATTAGTGGTGCTAAACCAAGTGCAAAAGGGCCTGTAATTACATACGTTATGTATACAAACGACATTATTCTCTTCTCAAAAGCAACAAGGAATGATGCAAAAAGGCTATCTGATTGCCTAGGAAAGTACTGTGATTAG